The following proteins are co-located in the Flammeovirga kamogawensis genome:
- a CDS encoding PepSY-associated TM helix domain-containing protein, with protein sequence MKMIIRKIHQWLGLVLGVPLIIIGLSGSIYTWQPELTKLMYNDLYSAQETTENLTPLEISSLLEKRSNKKIDTFYFPERERETFIVRFYNEELYHFINPKDGKELGQMDSRRGVFDSLLKLHMSFFVDGGKYFVAWIALITSILLFTSGIYLWYPKCRKFKKRDFWNWVSIKKKSFAISWHMMIGIYVSIFVIILGLSGPYFTFKKQYVSVLSVLTMTESDKPLEVKSKGSGDVLNIQQTMMEMNKYFTSYYPRSIHLTQDSEKTIYLSWMKDKTLHAGKRERAYMNVDIYSGEPIFVFNPDKASAVDAITNKWIAPIHFGELGGLIHRVVNSLAGLGLALLSILGWMLYYKR encoded by the coding sequence ATGAAGATGATTATAAGGAAAATACATCAATGGTTAGGTTTAGTATTAGGAGTTCCATTAATAATAATTGGGCTATCTGGTAGCATATATACATGGCAGCCAGAACTAACAAAATTGATGTATAATGATTTATATTCAGCTCAAGAAACAACAGAAAACCTCACTCCATTAGAAATCTCCTCATTATTAGAAAAACGTAGTAATAAAAAAATAGATACTTTTTATTTTCCAGAAAGAGAGAGGGAAACATTTATTGTTAGGTTTTATAACGAAGAACTGTATCATTTTATAAATCCGAAAGATGGTAAAGAATTGGGGCAAATGGATTCAAGACGTGGTGTTTTTGATAGTCTATTGAAACTTCATATGTCTTTCTTTGTAGATGGAGGTAAATATTTTGTGGCTTGGATTGCTTTAATAACCTCAATACTTCTTTTTACATCAGGAATATATTTATGGTATCCAAAATGTAGAAAGTTTAAAAAAAGGGATTTTTGGAATTGGGTATCTATAAAAAAGAAAAGTTTTGCCATCTCATGGCATATGATGATAGGTATTTATGTAAGCATCTTCGTTATAATTTTAGGACTATCGGGCCCTTATTTCACTTTTAAAAAACAATATGTATCGGTACTTTCTGTATTAACAATGACGGAGAGTGATAAACCATTAGAAGTGAAATCAAAAGGTTCTGGAGATGTACTTAACATTCAACAGACCATGATGGAAATGAATAAGTACTTTACTTCTTATTACCCAAGATCAATTCACCTAACTCAGGATAGCGAAAAGACAATTTACTTATCTTGGATGAAAGATAAAACATTGCATGCAGGTAAAAGAGAACGGGCTTACATGAATGTAGATATCTATTCTGGTGAGCCAATATTTGTATTTAACCCTGATAAGGCATCTGCTGTAGATGCGATTACCAATAAATGGATTGCACCAATTCACTTTGGTGAACTAGGAGGTTTAATACACAGAGTAGTCAATTCTTTGGCAGGTTTAGGGTTAGCATTACTGTCTATATTAGGGTGGATGCTGTATTATAAAAGATAA
- a CDS encoding TonB-dependent receptor — MKSYSFLFLITFLLILTNASAQNVGDIIGNVVGDDGNTIIGANVIIQGGNYGDATDENGNYIIHNVAPGKKKIVITSVGFATQTVEVEVVAGEKTTKNFKLKSAYSELNEVVVSGDLYSDEYLTNATTIGTKVPIHPKELPFALDVLSKYMLDQIEPVRITDAVQYVSGVNQETGFGGRTDIYIIRGFRSERESIFKNGFRNPMRIYRESSNIQQIEIVKGPASSLYGVSDPGGTINIVTKAPKSYKHGEVSFTTNSFGMVRPSFDIGGPLDEEGKMKFRLNGAIESGGTYRDFVNTERYFLAPVLTYDISPRTKITVQGEYLNHSQPTDRGVPLYDPNTDTKYSFAPNKSFGDPYNETKNTNNLTQYEVAHQINDKWTFRNAGNMLFTNGARNAVEVSGFVAPDSVKRYYQDQRHSEQYLAMQNEFLGSFNWGSTKHKAVLGVEIAQTTTDMFIQQDKSYDTVSVYNTEYNQLPPNELDMVTTNDYLYTINNYGFYVQDFIELTNWLNVIGGIRYDIYQQEYNNRKNGEITNSTYMGVSPRVGVIGKLNKSISVFTNWSTGFNPQWGNPADKNGNVFDPITNSSFDFGAKLYFLNDKFNITATYFDLTRNGMLVQDPTDQDFQVQTGVAKSNGVEFDLQGEPLPGWTFMTSYSYTNARITEDTNPDMIGQPLLNVAPHMYKLWMNYEIQRGGLKGFGAGVGYNYVSERAAANVPNSEMLPEYNLIEGNLFYRADRWSTTLTVKNLTNTEYYVGSQNYNRVMPGAPRHFVLSFKYLF, encoded by the coding sequence ATGAAGAGTTATAGCTTTTTATTTTTAATTACTTTTTTATTGATTCTAACAAATGCTTCGGCACAAAATGTTGGAGATATTATTGGTAATGTTGTCGGAGACGATGGGAATACGATTATTGGTGCAAATGTTATTATTCAAGGTGGTAACTATGGAGATGCTACTGATGAAAATGGTAATTATATTATCCATAACGTTGCTCCAGGGAAGAAAAAAATAGTAATTACTTCAGTAGGTTTTGCTACACAAACAGTAGAAGTAGAAGTTGTAGCAGGAGAGAAAACAACAAAGAATTTCAAGCTTAAAAGTGCCTACTCAGAATTAAATGAGGTTGTAGTATCTGGAGATTTGTATAGTGATGAATACTTAACAAACGCAACTACAATTGGAACAAAAGTGCCAATTCATCCTAAAGAATTACCGTTTGCACTAGATGTTTTATCAAAATATATGCTCGATCAAATTGAGCCTGTAAGAATAACAGATGCCGTACAATATGTAAGTGGAGTAAACCAAGAAACTGGTTTTGGCGGTAGAACTGATATTTATATTATTAGAGGTTTCAGATCAGAAAGAGAATCAATCTTTAAAAATGGTTTTAGAAATCCAATGCGTATATACCGTGAGAGTTCTAATATTCAGCAAATAGAAATAGTAAAAGGTCCAGCTTCTTCATTATATGGTGTTTCTGACCCTGGTGGAACAATTAATATTGTTACAAAAGCTCCAAAATCATATAAACATGGGGAAGTAAGTTTTACAACTAATAGTTTTGGTATGGTCCGCCCATCTTTTGATATTGGTGGCCCGCTAGATGAGGAAGGTAAAATGAAGTTTCGTTTAAATGGTGCAATTGAATCTGGAGGAACGTACAGAGATTTTGTAAATACAGAACGTTACTTTTTAGCACCAGTTTTAACGTATGATATCTCGCCAAGAACAAAAATTACTGTACAAGGTGAGTATTTAAACCATTCTCAACCTACAGATAGAGGTGTCCCTTTATATGACCCTAATACAGATACAAAATATAGTTTTGCTCCAAATAAAAGTTTTGGAGATCCTTATAATGAAACAAAAAACACTAATAACTTAACGCAATACGAGGTTGCTCATCAAATTAATGATAAATGGACCTTCAGAAATGCGGGTAATATGTTATTTACTAATGGGGCTAGAAATGCAGTAGAAGTGAGTGGATTTGTTGCACCAGATTCAGTAAAAAGATATTATCAAGACCAAAGACATTCTGAGCAATATTTAGCAATGCAAAATGAATTTTTAGGGTCATTTAATTGGGGCTCAACTAAACATAAAGCGGTTTTAGGAGTAGAAATAGCGCAGACAACTACAGATATGTTTATCCAACAAGACAAAAGTTATGATACGGTATCTGTGTATAATACGGAGTACAATCAATTACCTCCAAACGAGTTGGACATGGTAACAACAAACGATTATCTCTATACAATCAATAACTATGGTTTTTATGTGCAAGATTTTATTGAGCTTACAAATTGGTTAAATGTGATAGGCGGAATTCGTTACGATATCTATCAACAAGAATATAACAACAGGAAAAACGGAGAGATAACAAATAGTACATATATGGGGGTTTCTCCAAGAGTTGGAGTAATAGGAAAATTAAACAAGAGTATTTCAGTATTTACAAACTGGTCAACTGGGTTTAATCCGCAGTGGGGTAATCCAGCAGATAAAAATGGAAATGTATTTGATCCAATTACCAATTCATCATTTGATTTTGGAGCCAAGCTTTACTTCTTAAACGATAAATTTAATATTACAGCTACTTACTTTGATTTAACTAGAAATGGTATGCTTGTTCAAGACCCTACAGATCAAGATTTCCAAGTGCAAACTGGTGTGGCTAAAAGTAATGGAGTAGAATTTGATTTACAAGGAGAGCCTTTACCAGGTTGGACATTTATGACTTCTTATTCTTATACAAATGCTAGAATTACAGAAGACACAAACCCTGATATGATTGGACAACCGTTATTAAATGTAGCACCACATATGTATAAATTATGGATGAACTACGAAATACAAAGAGGTGGTCTTAAAGGTTTTGGAGCGGGAGTTGGTTATAATTATGTGTCTGAAAGAGCAGCTGCAAATGTACCTAACTCAGAGATGTTACCCGAATATAATTTGATTGAAGGTAATTTATTTTATAGAGCAGATCGTTGGTCAACAACATTAACAGTTAAGAACTTAACAAATACAGAATATTATGTAGGTTCGCAAAACTACAATAGAGTAATGCCTGGAGCACCTAGACATTTTGTTTTAAGCTTTAAGTATTTATTCTAA
- a CDS encoding outer membrane beta-barrel family protein, whose protein sequence is MLRYLLYFSILIIITTSAFAQDEIDSKKQSTTSNDRYIIGDNIKIVDGNALDALKLIPAVDVSAEGVVSYRNDQSVQIFLNNRPASQSGEYGPILEQILVGDIEYIDIISNPSARYDAEGTSGIINIAVKSNTIKNSSANVMIGSAGQDRYDAGIGFQQQDGKFSFNTSYNFKQESRGATMDANLKNFGENEPLKNTNQTFEGYNEFQKHNFQLGGEYAFNEHNNLSVSTNFVKVDWTRGGDLSTVTTIDDGIPDSEFQHNSMDGAKFKGEARVDYIHTTDREGEELAFSTAYAAGNVDIDKTLGLYELNNKSATFNNFSFQTDYSRNLNNGLRLETGVKTTVRSKSDGLYVENWDESSGGFLPTDSRNNVFNYNEYVAAGYVMVSGKKNNFTYQLGVRAEQTMIRSYLNESPNDIYENDYFKIYPSINLKQDLSDIDNIFFSYSKKVQRPGMRMINPFVDYSNPSYIRQGNPDLDASFMDAFELGYSLEKEKFNFKGSVYYKLNQDPAMWYTHEGEDGVMVNSVENMNKSSSAGLELIADVEVTKWWNVNTNVNIFYAMIDGRNIDPNVYQTSYNWTTTVSSNMKLWKGAQFLISGTYLSPQKNPQGDVYKRYFVNTSISQSIWQGKGSLVLSLDDALDTQQYVMSRSQPTFSEYKTYDWDSRILRITFRYRLGSNSNKGKSKGNPQGAGSAVDVF, encoded by the coding sequence ATGCTGCGATATTTACTATATTTTTCAATTTTAATTATAATCACTACTTCAGCTTTTGCTCAAGATGAAATTGATAGCAAAAAACAATCGACAACTAGTAATGATCGTTACATAATTGGAGATAATATTAAGATAGTAGATGGTAATGCACTTGATGCGTTAAAACTTATTCCTGCTGTAGATGTATCTGCAGAGGGTGTAGTAAGCTATAGAAATGATCAATCTGTTCAAATATTCCTGAACAATAGACCGGCAAGTCAATCTGGAGAATATGGACCAATTTTAGAGCAGATCTTGGTTGGAGATATAGAGTATATTGATATTATATCTAACCCTTCAGCTAGATATGATGCAGAAGGAACATCTGGAATTATAAACATTGCTGTTAAATCAAATACGATTAAGAATTCTTCTGCAAATGTTATGATTGGTTCTGCTGGTCAGGACCGTTACGATGCAGGTATTGGTTTTCAACAGCAAGATGGTAAATTTTCATTCAATACATCATATAATTTTAAGCAAGAATCTAGAGGAGCAACAATGGATGCTAACCTTAAGAATTTTGGAGAAAATGAACCACTTAAAAATACAAACCAAACATTTGAGGGATACAATGAATTTCAGAAGCATAATTTTCAATTAGGAGGAGAGTATGCTTTTAATGAACATAATAACTTGAGTGTTTCTACAAATTTTGTAAAAGTAGATTGGACAAGAGGTGGAGATTTATCTACGGTGACTACTATTGATGATGGAATTCCTGATTCAGAATTTCAACATAATTCTATGGATGGAGCTAAATTTAAAGGTGAAGCTAGAGTAGATTATATACATACAACAGATAGAGAAGGAGAAGAATTAGCATTTAGCACAGCTTATGCAGCAGGGAATGTAGATATCGATAAAACATTAGGACTTTACGAACTAAATAATAAATCTGCAACGTTTAATAACTTTTCTTTTCAAACCGATTATTCTAGGAATTTAAATAATGGATTAAGACTAGAAACAGGAGTTAAGACAACGGTAAGAAGTAAAAGTGATGGACTGTATGTAGAAAATTGGGATGAGAGTTCAGGTGGTTTTCTTCCTACAGATAGTAGAAATAACGTATTTAATTATAATGAATATGTTGCTGCTGGGTATGTTATGGTTTCTGGCAAAAAAAACAACTTTACTTATCAGTTGGGAGTTAGAGCTGAACAAACCATGATCAGATCTTATTTGAATGAAAGTCCTAATGATATTTACGAAAACGACTATTTTAAAATTTACCCAAGTATAAATTTAAAGCAAGATTTATCAGACATTGATAATATATTTTTCTCTTACAGTAAAAAGGTGCAACGCCCAGGTATGAGAATGATTAATCCCTTTGTAGATTATTCTAATCCTAGTTATATAAGACAAGGAAACCCAGATTTAGACGCTTCTTTTATGGATGCTTTTGAATTAGGGTACAGTTTAGAAAAAGAGAAATTTAATTTTAAAGGATCTGTTTATTATAAGTTAAATCAAGACCCCGCAATGTGGTATACACATGAAGGAGAAGATGGTGTAATGGTAAATAGTGTAGAGAACATGAATAAATCATCTAGTGCAGGTCTTGAATTAATTGCAGATGTTGAAGTGACTAAATGGTGGAATGTAAATACGAATGTAAATATTTTCTATGCAATGATTGATGGTAGAAATATTGATCCTAATGTTTATCAAACAAGTTACAATTGGACAACTACTGTAAGTTCGAATATGAAATTATGGAAAGGAGCTCAATTTTTGATTTCTGGTACTTACCTATCTCCTCAAAAAAATCCACAAGGTGATGTTTATAAACGATATTTTGTAAATACCTCTATTTCTCAATCAATTTGGCAGGGAAAAGGAAGTCTCGTTTTATCACTTGACGATGCCCTAGATACACAGCAGTATGTAATGAGTAGAAGTCAGCCAACTTTCTCTGAGTATAAAACATATGATTGGGACTCTCGCATTTTGCGTATCACTTTTCGATATAGATTAGGTTCAAACTCAAATAAAGGAAAAAGTAAGGGGAATCCACAAGGAGCAGGTAGTGCAGTAGATGTGTTTTAG